In a single window of the Gossypium hirsutum isolate 1008001.06 chromosome A13, Gossypium_hirsutum_v2.1, whole genome shotgun sequence genome:
- the LOC121212367 gene encoding probable methyltransferase TCM_000331, whose translation MTMAPASSANVYCTNATDKEISYANNSSLQKKVQLKTRPFLEDTIKDMLSKMVHVPCIKVADLGCASGPNTFFPTCEVMDIIASVCRQAHWESPELQVFLNDLPQNDFNTVFKSIPAFNGKPCFIAGVAGSFYQRLFPSKSIHFVHSSYSLHWLSKVPRGVEDNKGNLYIAKSSPPNVSKAYSGQFRNDFSRFLHFRSEEMITEGRMLLTFIGRSSTDPTSKDCCAIWDLFTKSLLDLVAKGLVRESDIDSFNVPYYYPCEEEMREIIEKERSFALDKLEIFEMNWDFEDDVFNENFEKSRSGRNVANCIRAITESMIASHFGEAIIDDLFSRFAQHVGEHLSCEKTKYYVTIVVSMTMK comes from the exons ATGACTATGGCTCCGGCATCATCTGCAAATGTTTATTGCACCAATGCCACAGACAAAGAAATTAGCTATGCCAATAATTCCTCACTTCAA aaaaaagTACAATTGAAGACAAGGCCATTCCTAGAGGACACCATCAAAGACATGTTGAGCAAGATGGTTCACGTTCCTTGTATTAAGGTGGCTGATTTGGGTTGTGCTTCGGGTCCAAACACGTTCTTCCCGACATGTGAAGTTATGGATATCATCGCTAGTGTTTGCCGACAAGCACATTGGGAATCGCCTGAGCTTCAAGTGTTCCTTAATGATCTTCCCCAAAACGACTTCAATACTGTGTTTAAATCAATTCCTGCATTCAATGGGAAGCCTTGTTTCATTGCCGGAGTTGCAGGTTCCTTTTATCAAAGGCTATTTCCGAGCAAGAGCATTCATTTCGTGCATTCTTCTTACAGTCTTCATTGGCTCTCAAAG GTACCAAGAGGAGTTGAGGATAACAAGGGAAATTTATACATAGCAAAGTCGAGCCCTCCTAATGTATCCAAAGCTTATTCAGGGCAATTTCGAAATGATTTCTCGAGATTTTTACACTTTCGTTCCGAAGAAATGATAACTGAGGGACGAATGTTGCTTACCTTCATTGGTAGGAGCAGTACTGATCCCACAAGCAAAGACTGTTGTGCCATATGGGATTTGTTCACCAAATCACTCCTCGACTTGGTGGCTAAG GGATTGGTGCGTGAATCTGATATAGATTCATTCAATGTACCTTACTATTACCCTTGCGaagaagaaatgagagaaattaTCGAAAAAGAAAGGTCTTTTGCTCTCGACAAATTAGAGATTTTTGAAATGAATTGGGACTTCGAAGACGATGTTTTCAACGAAAATTTCGAAAAGAGTAGAAGCGGGCGAAATGTTGCAAATTGCATACGAGCAATTACTGAATCTATGATTGCTAGTCATTTTGGAGAGGCCATAATTGATGATCTGTTCTCAAGATTTGCACAACATGTGGGTGAGCATTTGTCGTGTGAGAAGACAAAGTACTATGTTACTATTGttgtttcaatgactatgaaat
- the LOC107945428 gene encoding uncharacterized protein, with translation MLCFKAKIIGSCKSLWLTSIAASCWSIWLARNEIVFDNKVLTMDTLIFHSKMRALLWVRAATEECRFQERLWWLCPYRCELSNSGSAGWRSPPLGGLKFNVSGAALEGESGVGGVMRDEEGIVRALFSGPSVACDTESAELEAITIAMDVFNDIGWKDSCSLIIEMGSRKVFNWILEKSSRPWSQYSVFAKIDRRRACAGKLTFSFAEEGGNEMADALASTGMSRPCLFKAWW, from the coding sequence atgctatgtttcaAGGCGAAGATTATTGGTTCTTGTAAAAGTTTGTGGCTAACTTCAATCGCTGCATCTTGTTGGTCGATTTGGTTAGCAAGAAATGAGATTGTATTTGATAATAAAGTGTTGACAATGGACACTTTGATTTTCCATTCCAAAATGAGGGCTTTACTATGGGTAAGGGCTGCTACTGAAGAGTGCAGGTTTCAAGAGAGATTATGGTGGTTATGTCCGTATAGATGTGAATTATCTAATTCAGGGTCAGCCGGCTGGCGCTCTCCTCCACTTGGAGGCTTGAAATTTAATGTAAGTGGTGCTGCTCTTGAGGGTGAATCTGGTGTTGGAGGGGTAATGAGAGACGAGGAAGGTATTGTTAGAGCTCTATTCTCGGGTCCGAGTGTTGCTTGTGATACGGAGTCTGCTGAATTGGAAGCAATTACCATAGCTATGGATGTTTTTAATGACATAGGATGGAAGGATTCATGCTCTCTAATTATTGAGATGGGGTCGAGGAAGGTTTTTAATTGGATCTTAGAGAAATCAAGTAGACCTTGGTCGCAATATTCTGTTTTTGCAAAAATTGATAGAAGGAGGGCCTGTGCTGGAAAGTTAACATTTTCTTTTGCTGAGGAGGGTGGAAATGAAATGGCAGATGCCTTAGCTTCTACTGGTATGAGTAGACCTTGTTTGTTTAAGGCTTGGTGGTGA